From one Nycticebus coucang isolate mNycCou1 chromosome 14, mNycCou1.pri, whole genome shotgun sequence genomic stretch:
- the LOC128565789 gene encoding olfactory receptor 1002-like: MAYRNQTVVTEFVFVGLTNRFQHQVLLFLVFLLVYLVTLLGNLGMITLIWMDSRLHTPMYFFLCHLSFVDVCSSSVIGPKMLTDIFMEKKVISFFGCAAQLWIFGHFVVTECFLLAAMAYDRYVAICKPLLYTLVMSQQVCVQLVGGPYALGLISTLTHTTFTFQLPYCGPNIINHFFCDLLPVLSLACADTHVNKFLLFILAGALGVLSGVIILVSYIYIVVAILRIRSADGRHKAFSTCSSHVMAVSILYGTLFFIYVRPSSSFSLDINKVVSLFYTAVIPMLNPLIYSLRNKEVKDSFRRKIERKKLLIGR, encoded by the coding sequence ATGGCTTACAGAAATCAAACTGTGGTTACTGAGTTTGTTTTTGTGGGATTAACAAACCGCTTCCAGCACCAGGTTCTGCTCTTCCTGGTGTTTCTCTTGGTTTATCTTGTCACTCTTCTGGGGAACTTGGGGATGATCACACTCATTTGGATGGATTCCCGActccacacccccatgtactttTTCCTCTGCCACTTGTCCTTTGTGGATGTCTGCTCTTCTTCTGTCATAGGGCCCAAGATGTTGACTGATATCTTCATGGAGAAGAAGGTAATCTCTTTCTTTGGTTGTGCTGCCCAGTTATGGATTTTTGGTCACTTTGTAGTAACTGAATGTTTCCTTCTGGCTGCCATGGCGTATGACCGGtatgtggccatctgcaagccctTGCTGTACACACTTGTTATGTCCCAGCAGGTCTGCGTGCAGCTGGTGGGGGGGCCTTATGCTCTGGGCCTGATCAGCACCTTGACCCATACGACTTTCACCTTTCAACTGCCCTACTGTGGCCCAAATATCATCAACCACTTCTTCTGCGACCTTCTTCCTGTTCTCTCCCTGGCATGTGCAGATACCCACGTCAATAAGTTTTTACTGTTTATCCTGGCTGGAGCCCTGGGAGTACTCAGTGGTGTGATCATCTTGGTCTCCTACATCTACATTGTCGTGGCCATCCTGAGGATCCGCTCTGCCGATGGGAGACACAAAGCCTTTTCTACCTGCTCTTCCCATGTGATGGCTGTCTCCATCCTATATGGGACTCTCTTCTTTATCTACGTACGTCCAAGCTCTAGTTTCTCTCTGGACATCAACAAAGTGGTTTCCTTGTTCTACACAGCAGTGATCCCCATGTTGAACCCCCTTATCTATAGTCTGAGAAACAAGGAGGTCAAAGATTCATTCAGAAGGAAGATTGAAAGGAAGAAGCTTCTGATAGGTAGGTGA